The following is a genomic window from Anaerolineales bacterium.
GTCTATCGCGTGCAGCGCATCGCCCAGCGTGACAAGCCCACCCTGCTGGAGTTCCAGATCCAGACCGGCGAAGACAAATGGAAGGCGCTCACCGAGCGCACGCTGCGCGACACCGAAGCGCGCATTTATGACACCCTGCGCCTGGACTACGAAACCTTCGTGAACGCCTCGTTCTTCTTGCAGGGCGCCGCAGATCAGTTCACCCAGCAGCGCCCGGCGGAACGCAAACGCATCCTGGGCAATGTGCTCGGCCTGGAAATTTGGGAGACCTACCGCCTGCGCACGGGGGAGCGCCGCAAAGTGGTGGAGAACCAGATCAGCGTGCTGCAAGGCCGCCTGCAGGAGATCAACCAGGAGCTGGACCAGGAACCCCAGCGCAAAGCGCGCCTGAAAGAGCTGCAGGAACAAGTCAAGGCGCTCAACGAAGCGCGCCTGGCCCAGGAAGCCGTGATGGATGGCCTGCGCATTCGCACCACGGCGGTCAAACAGCAGCGCGCCCTGGTGGCCACGCTGGAAGAGCAGCTGCTGCGCCTGCAAACTCAGCTGGAAGAGAACCAGGTCCGCTTGCAGGAGCGCCAGGCTGAGCAGGCCGAGTACGCCGCCCTGCTGGCCGAGGCCAAAGAGATCGAGGCGGGCTACAAGCAATGGCAGGCCGCCCGCGAGCAGATCGCCCGTCTGGACCAGGTTGCGGCCCAGTTCCGCGAACAGGAGAGCCGCCGCAACGCGCCCCTGCGCCAGATCGAAACCGAGCAGGCCCGCCTGGAGACCGAGCTGGAGAACCTGCGCAAAGACGAAGCCAACCTGCAGCAGTTGTTGGCCACCCAGCCGGAGCTGGAGGCCGAAAAGAAGACCGTCGAAGCCGAAGTGACCCGCATGCAGGCGCAGTTTGCCAAGCAGAGCGACTGGGACGCGCAGCTGAAGCAGCAGCGCGCCCTGCAAACCAAGGTTGAGACCGAAAACCCGATGTTGCGCGATGAGATGGTCAGCCTCAGGGCCAAGATCGACCAGATGGAAAAGGCTGAGGGTTCGGCGGCCTGCCCCACCTGCGGCCAGCCGCTGACCGAGGAGCACCGCCTGTCGGTCATCGCCGAACTGACCGTGGAAGGCAAGCAGATGGGCGATCGCTACCGGGCCAACAGCCAGGAGCGCCAACAGGTCGCTCAACGCGTGACCAAATTGGAGAACGACCTGGCCCAGTTGGCCCAGCTGGACGACGTGCTTTCCGGCAAGACCATCCGCCTGGCGGAGCTGAACACGCGCCTGGCCGAGATCGCCCGCGTGGAAGCCGCCTGGGTCGAGCAGCGCGCCCCGCGCCTGGCCGAGATCGAAGCCGCCCTGCAGCAGGGCAGCTTCGCCGCTGAGGCGCGCGCCGCCCTGGCCGCGGTGGATGCGGAGCTGAAGCAGACCGGCTATGACGCCGCCGCCCACGATGCGGCCCGGGGGCAGGAGCTGGAGGCCCGCCCGGTGGAGCAGCGCATGCGCGCCCTGGAGCAAGCCAGGGCTGCCTCCAAGCCGCTGGAGCGCGAGATCAAGGACCTGCTGAAACAGCAGACCGCCCTGGAGAAGGAACGCGCCGCCCAGCAGCCGGCCCACCAGCAGGCGCTGGAAGCCCTGGCCCCGCTGACCGCCGATCTGCCTGATGTGGATGCGATGGAAAAGGCGATCCTGGAGAGCCAGCAGCGTGAGAACCAGGCCCGCACCGCCCTGGGCGCCGCCCAGCAGGAGGTGGATGTGCTGGACACCCTGCGCGCCCGCCGCACGGAATACCTGGCCGAGCGCGAAGCGCTGGCCGGGCAGGTAGCCCAGTTCCAGACGCTGGAGCGCGCCTTCGGCAAAGACGGCGTGCCCGCCATGCTGATCGAACAGGCCTTGCCGCAGATCGAGAGCAAGGCCAATGAACTGCTGGAACGCCTGAGCGCCGGCACGATGAACATCCGCTTCGTCACCCAGCAAAAGTACAAGGACAGCAAACGCGAGGACCTGCGCGAAACGCTGGACATCCAGATCAGCGATCGGGCCGGCGAGCGCGAATACGAGATGTTCTCCGGCGGCGAAGCCTTCCGCATCAACTTCGCCATCCGCCTGGCGCTCTCCGAAGTGCTGGCCCAGCGCGCCGGCGCCCGCCTGCAGACCCTGGTGATCGACGAAGGCTTCGGCAGCCAGGACGAGCCCGGCCGCCAGCGCCTGGTGGAAGCCATCAGCCAGGTGCGCCAGGACTTCGCCAAGATCCTGGTCATCACCCACATCGACGCCCTCAAAGATGCCTTCCCCAACCGCATTGAAGTCGAAAAAGGCCCGGAAGGTTCTACCCTGCACGTAATCTAACTACTGTGTCGCTCTGAAGCCGAAGGATTCCATAAGTCTTGGATTGCACCCCAGCTTGCTTAGGGGGTCAACACAACCATCTGTGTCGCTCTGAAGCCGAAGGATTCCATAAGTCTTGGATTGCACCCCAGCTTGCTTAGGGGTCAACACAACCAACTGTGTCGCTCTGAGCGAAGCGAAGAGCTTTTGATGCGTTGGTTAAAGAATCATAATGACTGATTAGCATACTGGTTCTTCGCGGGACTTGCAGCCTAGCTGCAAGCCCGCTCAGAAACACACGATACTACGTATGCTGTGTAAGCTCCGAATGCTATAATCCTTGGGCTTATCCCAAGAACCGAGACAGAGTATTTCTATGCTAGACAAAATCGCGGGCATTGAAGCCCGCTACCAGGAAATTGAACGTGAACTGGCCCAGCCCGCTGAGGATTACCAGCGGGTGGTCGAGCTGTCCAAGGAGCGCTCCGAGCTCGAGCCGCTGATCGCCAAGATGCGCGCCTACCGCGAGGCCCTGCGCCGGCGTGACGAATCGCAGGAGATGGTGGACGGCGACGACGCCGAGCTGGCCGAGCTGGCCGCCGCCGAGCTGGCCGAACTGGAAGACCAGGTGCCGCAGCTGGAAAACGAGCTCAAGTCCATGCTGCTGCCCAAAGACCCGCGCGACGGCCGCAACGTCATCATGGAGATCCGCGCCGGCACCGGCGGCGATGAGGCTGGCCTGTTCGCCGCCGACCTGCTGCGCATGTACAGCCGCTACGCCGAGCGCCGGGGGTGGAAGACCGAGATCCTCAGCCTTTCGGATACCGGGGTGGGGGGCCTGAAAGAAGCCAACCTGCTGATCAAGGGCCGCGGCGCCTTCTCGCGCCTCAAGTTCGAATCCGGCGTGCACCGCGTGCAGCGCGTGCCCAGCACCGAGGCCCAGGGCCGCATCCACACCTCCACCGCCACCGTGGCCGTGCTGGCCGAAGTGGACGAGGTTGAGATCAACATCCCCGAGGGCGACGTCAAGATGGACGTCTACCGCTCGCAGGGCGCTGGCGGCCAGAACGTGCAGAAGAACTCCACCGCCGTGCGCCTCACCCACCTGCCCACCGGCATCGTGGTGCAGTGCCAGGACGAGCGTTCACAGTTGCAGAACCGCTTGCGGGCCATGTCGATCTTGCGTGCCCGCCTCTACGAGATGGAAGAAGAGAAACGCCGCTCCGAGATGGACTCGACCCGCCGCCTGCAGGTGGGCAGCGGGGCGCGCTCGGAGAAGGTGCGCACCTACAACTTCCCGCAGTCGCGCCTGACCG
Proteins encoded in this region:
- the prfA gene encoding peptide chain release factor 1, with the protein product MLDKIAGIEARYQEIERELAQPAEDYQRVVELSKERSELEPLIAKMRAYREALRRRDESQEMVDGDDAELAELAAAELAELEDQVPQLENELKSMLLPKDPRDGRNVIMEIRAGTGGDEAGLFAADLLRMYSRYAERRGWKTEILSLSDTGVGGLKEANLLIKGRGAFSRLKFESGVHRVQRVPSTEAQGRIHTSTATVAVLAEVDEVEINIPEGDVKMDVYRSQGAGGQNVQKNSTAVRLTHLPTGIVVQCQDERSQLQNRLRAMSILRARLYEMEEEKRRSEMDSTRRLQVGSGARSEKVRTYNFPQSRLTDHRIGYSSHNLFAQLDGDLDDMLDELATQDEAERLASVA
- a CDS encoding SMC family ATPase codes for the protein MIPIRLAIAGFLSYRKPVELDFTQFDLACISGPNGAGKSALLDAMTFALFGQARARGDALINTHREVKAAEVTLTFGYEGNVYRVQRIAQRDKPTLLEFQIQTGEDKWKALTERTLRDTEARIYDTLRLDYETFVNASFFLQGAADQFTQQRPAERKRILGNVLGLEIWETYRLRTGERRKVVENQISVLQGRLQEINQELDQEPQRKARLKELQEQVKALNEARLAQEAVMDGLRIRTTAVKQQRALVATLEEQLLRLQTQLEENQVRLQERQAEQAEYAALLAEAKEIEAGYKQWQAAREQIARLDQVAAQFREQESRRNAPLRQIETEQARLETELENLRKDEANLQQLLATQPELEAEKKTVEAEVTRMQAQFAKQSDWDAQLKQQRALQTKVETENPMLRDEMVSLRAKIDQMEKAEGSAACPTCGQPLTEEHRLSVIAELTVEGKQMGDRYRANSQERQQVAQRVTKLENDLAQLAQLDDVLSGKTIRLAELNTRLAEIARVEAAWVEQRAPRLAEIEAALQQGSFAAEARAALAAVDAELKQTGYDAAAHDAARGQELEARPVEQRMRALEQARAASKPLEREIKDLLKQQTALEKERAAQQPAHQQALEALAPLTADLPDVDAMEKAILESQQRENQARTALGAAQQEVDVLDTLRARRTEYLAEREALAGQVAQFQTLERAFGKDGVPAMLIEQALPQIESKANELLERLSAGTMNIRFVTQQKYKDSKREDLRETLDIQISDRAGEREYEMFSGGEAFRINFAIRLALSEVLAQRAGARLQTLVIDEGFGSQDEPGRQRLVEAISQVRQDFAKILVITHIDALKDAFPNRIEVEKGPEGSTLHVI